In a genomic window of Blastocatellia bacterium:
- a CDS encoding ATP-binding protein, which yields GLVEKGIACRFYEYRGLLKEIQNSYNANTETTEMSILAPLFETEVIALDELGAAKPSEWVQDTIGLIINGRYNEKKLTILTTNYLDEGQSPMDETLGARIGARLRSRLYQMCKTIVIEGEDYRRRFDA from the coding sequence GCGGCCTGGTAGAGAAGGGAATCGCCTGCCGGTTCTACGAGTACCGGGGGCTGCTCAAAGAGATCCAAAACAGCTATAACGCGAATACCGAGACGACGGAGATGAGCATCCTGGCGCCGCTTTTCGAGACCGAGGTGATCGCGCTCGACGAGTTGGGGGCGGCCAAGCCGTCCGAGTGGGTGCAAGACACGATAGGCTTGATCATCAATGGGCGCTATAATGAGAAGAAGCTGACGATCTTGACGACGAATTATCTCGACGAGGGCCAGTCGCCGATGGATGAAACGCTCGGCGCTCGCATTGGGGCGAGGCTGCGGAGTCGTCTCTACCAGATGTGCAAAACGATAGTGATTGAGGGCGAAGACTATCGCAGGCGTTTCGATGCGTAG